Genomic segment of Paenibacillaceae bacterium GAS479:
GCGGCGCCGATGATCGCGATGGTGTTCTATTTCATCGCGATGAACGCCCGCCAGTCACTCGACAAGCAACGCAGCGATATCGCCGTGCTGCGCAGCCGGGGAGCGGGTACGCGCCAGATCATTGGGCTGTACCTGCTTGAAAGCTTGCTGCTTGGCGGCGCGGCGTTTGTGCTAGGACCGCTGCTCGGCTGGTTCATGGCCAAGAGCATCGGCTCGGCGAACGGCTTCCTGGAGTTCGTCGACCGCAAGTCGATTCCAGTCGGGTTCACGATGGATGCGATCATCGCTGGCAGCGCGGCTGTATTGCTAGCCGTACTGGCGACAGTAATTCCAGCCGTCATTTATGCCAGAGCTTCCATCGTCGGTTACAAACAGCAGCTGGCTCGCTCCGATCGCGCTCCGTTTTGGCAGCGCTGGTTTTTGGATGTTGTGCTGCTCGGAGCGAGCGGCTATGGCTGGTATATGTTCAATGAGCGCCAGCTGCTGACGATCAAAACCGGCATGACAACGGATCAGCTGAATGTGCAGCCATTTCTGTTCTTCGTTCCGGCACTCGCGATTTTCTCGCTGGGACTGTTTTTCCTAAGATTGTTCCCGTGGCTGCTTCGTCTGTTCAACTGGCTCGGTCGCAAGCTGCTGCCGGTGCCGCTATATCTGACGCTGACCCAGCTGTCGCGCTCATCGCAAGGCTATTACCCGCTCATGATTTTGTTAATCTTGACGCTTGGCCTCGGTGTCTACAATGCTTCGGCCGCCCGGACGATCGACTTGAATTCGACGGAACGCACGCTGTATCAGTATGGCACGGATGTTGTTGTTCAGACGGTCTGGTCCGGTACGGCCGAGCTCAAGCCATCCCAAGGCAATAACGGTGGCAACGGGGGAGGCTCCGGTGGGAACAACGGAGGTGGATCTGGCGGCAATGGAGGCGGCGGTGCTGGTGGAGGTGGCAACGGCGGAGGGGGAGGCGGCCAACAGGTTCCTTCCAAGATGCGCTACTCCGAGCCGCCTTTCCAGGTGTTCCGCACGCTTGAGGGCGTTGAAGCCGCAGCTCGTGTGCTGCAAACCAAGGGCAGCATTGTCGTTTCCGGCCGCTCCGTCGGTCAAGGTACGCTTATGGGGATCGACAATGTCGATTTTGCTAAAGTTGGATGGTTCCGCGAGGATCTCTTCCCGGTGCATCCGAACAACTATCTTAACAATCTCGGTATTTATGCCGAGGGAGCAGGTGCGCTCGTGCCGTCTGGCATGGCAAAGAAATATCAGCTGAAGCTCGGGGATACAGTGTCCATTGGCCTCAGCGACGGTATGGTCGATTTCTCTATCGTTGGCATTTTGCCATACTGGCCTTCTCAGTATCCAGATCAGTCGCCTTTCATCATCGCCAACCTGGATTATATCTATGATCAGGTTCCGCTCATTCCTTACGATGTGTGGCTCAAGATGAAGCCAGGCGCTAAAGTCGCTCCGCTCATGACTGCGCTACAAAAACAGAATATCGAAATTGCCAGCATCAAGGATGTTCGCACCGAGCTAGTCATACAAAGCAAGCTGCCTACGCGAGGCGGCGTGTTCGGAATTCTAAGTCTCGGCTTCCTCGTGTCAGTCATCGTTACATTGACAGGTTACATCCTGTACTGGTTCTTCAATCTTTCCGGGCGCGTCGTGCAGTTCGGCGTCTTGAGGGCGATGGGCTTGTCACGGCGACAGTTAACCGGCATGCTCCTGCTGGAGCAGCTGTTCACCGCAGGATTGAGCATCGGGCTTGGCGTTATGATCGGCAAGATCGCGAGCCTACTGTTCCTGCCGTTCCTGCAGACGACCGACAATCTGTCAGGCAATGTACCGCCTTTCCGCGTTGTGTTTAACAGCCAGGATACGCTGCAGCTGTACGTCGTTGTCGGACTGATGATGCTGATTGGTGCGGTGCTGCTGATGCTGCACATCCGCAGACTGCGGGTGCATCAGGCTGTCAAGATGGGAGAGGAGCGGTAGGCTGTGATTGAATGCGAAGGATTGGTGAAAATTTACAAAACCGATGACCTTGAAGTCGTCGCTCTGCAGGGGCTCAACCTGAGCGTCAAGGACGGCGAGCTGATGGCTATTATCGGCAATAGCGGAAGCGGGAAGTCGACGCTGCTCAACATTCTTGGCGGTCTTGACCACCCTTCTGCCGGTACTGTACATGTCGGCCCGTGGGATTTGCTGAAAATCACCGATGAGCAGCTGGTCAAGTACAAACGCGAGACGGTTGGTTTCATTTGGCAGAACAACGCTCGCAATCTGCTGCCGTATTTGTCCGCTCTGGAAAACGTCGAAATGCCGATGATGCTGCGCGGCAAGGTAGATCGGGCCTACTCCCGCCAATTGCTGGAGTGGGTCGGTCTCAAGGAGAGAATGAACAACAAATTGCATCAGCTCTCTGGGGGTGAACAGCAGCGGGTCGCTATTGCGATCTCGTTGTCGAATCGCCCGCAGATGCTGCTAGCCGATGAGCCGACTGGCTCGGTCGACAGCCGCACGAGCGATATGATCATGGATATTTTCCGCACCTTGAACCGGGAGCTTGGTCTTACGATCGTCATCGTTACTCATGATTTGTCGCTGGCCGGTAAGGTGGACCGGGTTGTGGCGATCCGGGACGGCCTCACGAGCACGGAGTTTTTACGGCGTAACACACATTTGGATGACGCTGAGGGCTTCGGCAAGGGAGGGCTTCAAGAAGTGCATGAGGCTTATGCCGTAGTAGACCGTGCAGGCAGGCTGCAGGTGCCTAAGGAGTATTTGAGCGCCTTGGGCATTACGGGAAAGGCATCGATGGAGTTTGACGGAGAACGCATTATTATTACAAAACCGAAGCTTTTGGAAGGGGAACAAAAATGACAGCAAAATGGGGAACGAATATGACGATAATTACGGGTAAGCGGGCGCGTCGCGGCGCTGCTCTTGGACTGTCGCTGATTATGGCCAGCGGGGTAATAGCGGGCTGCAGTGGCTCTTCTTCCGATCAAGCGGAGAAAAGCGTACTGCGCATCGGAATGCTGTATGGATCACCGGACAGTGAGAGCTGGATTCGCCAGCAATATACGGATACGTTCGAATATACGTATCCGAATATTAGCCTCGAAATCGTCTATGCCAACAACTACAACGATATGAACTACAACCAGCCGCCCAAGGAAGGGGAGAAGCAGCCTGATCCGTATGCAAAAATGCAGGATATGATGACTGGCAAAAATCCGGTCGACGTGGTTATGGTCGATTTTAACCAGCTTCAGCGCATGACGCAGGATGGGTTGCTGCAACAGCTGGATCCGCTGATCGCGAAGGATAAATTTGATATTAGCGATTATGTGCCAACGGTCATCGAAGGCATCAAGGCAGCCGGGGATTCGAAAATCTACGTGTTGACACCGACTTTCAATGGCTCAGCTCTATTTTATAACAAGAAAATTTTCGCTGACGCCGGTGTACAGCCTCCTACAGATAAAATGACCTGGAACCAGGTATTCGATCTGGCGCGCAAAGTATCCAAAGGGAAAGGTGAAACACAAACGTTCGGTCTCCAGATGAATCGTTGGGGTGGGGATCCGTTCAACGATATTCAGACATACACCGCGCCGCTGCAACTGAAAATGTTTGATGACAAGGGTGAAAAAATGCTCGTGGACAGCGGTCCGGCCTGGACCAAAGCTTGGGATACCATGATTAAGCTATACAAGGATAAAATCATGCCGACACAGGAAGATATGACCAAAATCAGCGAAGCTCGGCAAAAAAAGATGGAAAAGGATAAGTCTAACTTTAATCCGTATATGAACAGCAACGATCTGTTCAGCTCTGGCAACGTGGCGATGACGATTTCCGACTACAACTATATTTCGGAGCTCAAAAGAAACAAGGATATGGCGGCGAGCAACAAAGAGATCAAGGTTGTGGATTGGGATGTCGTGACGGTTCCGGTATTCGAGGAGAAACCGGATGTTGGCGGCAATTCTTATCTTGGCCAGCCGATGGGCATTAATGCGAAGGCGCAAAATCCTGAGGGCGCATGGGAATTCATTAAATTCCTCAATAGCCGTGAGTGGGCGAAGCTGAAGTCCCGTAGCACTAATGAAATTCCAGCCCGCGAGGAATTCATCAAGCCAATCGACGGTATGCAATACAATATCAAAGCGTTCTACACGCTGAAGCCAATAGAACCAGTCAACAATACCGCGATGGAATTGCTCGGACGTGAAAAACCGGGTATCTATGAGGTGTATCAAGTTGGACAGCAGGTGTTCCAAGAGGCGCTCAAAGGCAATAAAACGGCGGAAGAAGCGATCAAGGAATGGGCAGTCAAGGGCAATGCCCTGCTGCAGAAGCTGAAAACCAATCCACAAGGCAACACAGGTGGTGGAACGGCGGAAGGGGCTGCCAGCGGGGGCTAAGTAGTTTAAAGCCAGCCTATGGCTGCTGTTTTGCGGAATCTACCGCCACGTTTAGTGTGCGTATCCTTTCCTGACAACGAGAACCTGCAAGCCATGCGGCTTGCAGGTTCTCTGTGCGCTTGGCGACGCTATCGACTAACGAGTGAAAGTCTCAAGCACACCGAGAGGGTCAAGGCGAGGCCAAGGATAGCGATAGTAGTGATGAAGCTTGCCGGAAAGGTCGCTTACTC
This window contains:
- a CDS encoding ABC-type lipoprotein export system, ATPase component, which gives rise to MIECEGLVKIYKTDDLEVVALQGLNLSVKDGELMAIIGNSGSGKSTLLNILGGLDHPSAGTVHVGPWDLLKITDEQLVKYKRETVGFIWQNNARNLLPYLSALENVEMPMMLRGKVDRAYSRQLLEWVGLKERMNNKLHQLSGGEQQRVAIAISLSNRPQMLLADEPTGSVDSRTSDMIMDIFRTLNRELGLTIVIVTHDLSLAGKVDRVVAIRDGLTSTEFLRRNTHLDDAEGFGKGGLQEVHEAYAVVDRAGRLQVPKEYLSALGITGKASMEFDGERIIITKPKLLEGEQK
- a CDS encoding putative ABC transport system permease protein, whose product is MLLLRFLFRKMWNTRWLTLSSLAGLILAVAFAVSIPMYADGSLKRVVTQSLQEKSEGLPAGSLLMRYNSSPGPTNLESLGNVDSYIQQDVPKLIDFPADTKTRSYAIRSTDITPEDPTKVSASVSRKFGLQSLSGIEEKGELAQGRWFAPGKGDGGTIEAVVLEEALYRADMHIGDVFLYPAYGGGSDQMLRVKIVGAFKPINASDPFWYQGLEGLMNAFLTSDSTMTDGILKDKKIPLHSGSWYYAFDLREIRTSELAPLTRTLERLNIELYQKLPDTRVEISFATILQEFRTTSLQLQTLLFTLAAPMIAMVFYFIAMNARQSLDKQRSDIAVLRSRGAGTRQIIGLYLLESLLLGGAAFVLGPLLGWFMAKSIGSANGFLEFVDRKSIPVGFTMDAIIAGSAAVLLAVLATVIPAVIYARASIVGYKQQLARSDRAPFWQRWFLDVVLLGASGYGWYMFNERQLLTIKTGMTTDQLNVQPFLFFVPALAIFSLGLFFLRLFPWLLRLFNWLGRKLLPVPLYLTLTQLSRSSQGYYPLMILLILTLGLGVYNASAARTIDLNSTERTLYQYGTDVVVQTVWSGTAELKPSQGNNGGNGGGSGGNNGGGSGGNGGGGAGGGGNGGGGGGQQVPSKMRYSEPPFQVFRTLEGVEAAARVLQTKGSIVVSGRSVGQGTLMGIDNVDFAKVGWFREDLFPVHPNNYLNNLGIYAEGAGALVPSGMAKKYQLKLGDTVSIGLSDGMVDFSIVGILPYWPSQYPDQSPFIIANLDYIYDQVPLIPYDVWLKMKPGAKVAPLMTALQKQNIEIASIKDVRTELVIQSKLPTRGGVFGILSLGFLVSVIVTLTGYILYWFFNLSGRVVQFGVLRAMGLSRRQLTGMLLLEQLFTAGLSIGLGVMIGKIASLLFLPFLQTTDNLSGNVPPFRVVFNSQDTLQLYVVVGLMMLIGAVLLMLHIRRLRVHQAVKMGEER
- a CDS encoding multiple sugar transport system substrate-binding protein, which encodes MTAKWGTNMTIITGKRARRGAALGLSLIMASGVIAGCSGSSSDQAEKSVLRIGMLYGSPDSESWIRQQYTDTFEYTYPNISLEIVYANNYNDMNYNQPPKEGEKQPDPYAKMQDMMTGKNPVDVVMVDFNQLQRMTQDGLLQQLDPLIAKDKFDISDYVPTVIEGIKAAGDSKIYVLTPTFNGSALFYNKKIFADAGVQPPTDKMTWNQVFDLARKVSKGKGETQTFGLQMNRWGGDPFNDIQTYTAPLQLKMFDDKGEKMLVDSGPAWTKAWDTMIKLYKDKIMPTQEDMTKISEARQKKMEKDKSNFNPYMNSNDLFSSGNVAMTISDYNYISELKRNKDMAASNKEIKVVDWDVVTVPVFEEKPDVGGNSYLGQPMGINAKAQNPEGAWEFIKFLNSREWAKLKSRSTNEIPAREEFIKPIDGMQYNIKAFYTLKPIEPVNNTAMELLGREKPGIYEVYQVGQQVFQEALKGNKTAEEAIKEWAVKGNALLQKLKTNPQGNTGGGTAEGAASGG